The following coding sequences are from one Musa acuminata AAA Group cultivar baxijiao chromosome BXJ1-6, Cavendish_Baxijiao_AAA, whole genome shotgun sequence window:
- the LOC135675921 gene encoding protein GL2-INTERACTING REPRESSOR 1-like — protein sequence MSQLCTLLLHEEGRKEGRKEGWRLAFFLDVEHFRLVVDSEGGGRMSCSRRSEKVDLKLNLSLLPTASGRDEASPQGYASSSSLSSPSSCLSSEAELGLRSPVSPTAAPSMVLAGCPRCLMYVMLSAADLRCPKCSSTVLLDFYGGGAAATTTTTTTATKNKKGRMSYDC from the exons ATGAGTCAACTCTGCACGTTGttgttgcatgaagaaggaaggaaggaaggaaggaaggaaggatggAG GCTGGCGTTCTTCTTGGATGTGGAGCATTTCCGCTTGGTTGTGGATtcagagggaggaggaaggatgAGCTGCAGCCGGAGAAGCGAGAAGGTGGACCTGAAGCTGAACCTCTCGCTGCTGCCGACCGCCAGCGGCCGCGACGAGGCCTCTCCTCAGGGGTACGCTTCGTCCTCATCGTTGTCGTCTCCGAGCTCGTGCTTGTCCTCGGAGGCTGAGCTGGGGCTGAGGTCCCCGGTCAGCCCCACGGCGGCGCCGTCCATGGTGCTCGCCGGCTGCCCGCGCTGCCTCATGTACGTCATGCTCTCCGCCGCCGACCTCAGGTgccccaagtgcagcagcaccgtCCTCCTCGACTTCTACGGCGGCGGCGCCGCGGCCACCACCACTACCACCACCACTGCCACCAAGAACAAGAAGGGCAGGATGAGCTACGATTGTTAG
- the LOC135675923 gene encoding transcription repressor OFP13-like translates to MGRKLGLSSLLFKLRDTPKPSCYSSSSPSSSSWSWPSCKQPKTSSFRDVDGDAIYKTVNSVYFDSNESCFSRSSEEHESFSTVSEDSGGGSLETVVRGVRSDRLFFDPGGASSILEEARASEPPFEGSVALAVESDDPHRDFRRSMEEMVTAHGLRDWERLEELLGWYLRVNGKTTHGFIVGAFVDLLVGLASSSSSSPPPPPPPPPPSSASSSNSFKIEELKEEDASGSS, encoded by the coding sequence ATGGGCAGGAAGCTAGGCTTGAGCTCTCTCTTGTTCAAGCTCAGGGACACACCGAAGCCTTCTTGCTActcgtcttcttctccttcttcttcttcttggtcgTGGCCCTCATGTAAGCAACCGAAGACCAGCTCCTTCCGGGACGTCGACGGCGACGCCATCTACAAGACCGTCAACTCAGTGTACTTCGACTCCAACGAGTCATGCTTCTCCCGTTCATCGGAAGAGCACGAGAGCTTCTCCACGGTGTCGGAGGACTCGGGCGGTGGCTCGCTGGAGACGGTCGTGCGCGGGGTGCGGTCGGACCGGCTCTTCTTCGACCCCGGCGGGGCGAGCTCGATACTGGAGGAGGCGAGGGCCAGCGAGCCGCCGTTCGAGGGCAGCGTCGCGCTGGCCGTGGAGTCGGACGACCCCCACCGCGACTTCCGGCGGTCGATGGAGGAGATGGTGACGGCGCACGGGCTGAGAGACTGGGAGCGGCTCGAGGAGCTGCTGGGTTGGTATCTGCGGGTCAACGGGAAGACGACTCATGGGTTCATAGTTGGAGCCTTTGTGGATTTGCTTGTAGGcctcgcttcttcttcttcttcttctcctcctcctcctcctccacctcctcctccatcttctgCATCATCTTCCAACTCCTTTAAGATCGAGGAACTCAAAGAGGAGGACGCCAGTGGATCAAGTTAG
- the LOC103987175 gene encoding uncharacterized protein LOC103987175 isoform X1 encodes MWRVSSPDVAVRHASRLLRTTFFPRSPRYMRPAFSSSSCASSPFINKNLVGTKKPSLGTDRFRSIRKDISPRCSGSMDRLTLSHCGRKQATVRTCTVSGFPIELLEMRSEESSLHILLIPGNPGIVLYYKDFVEAIYQLLEGQASITAIGHICHAAKDREHGRMFSLEEQINHKVDFIEQEYQNSEHPLILVGHSIGSYICLEIFKRLQQQVKYVIGLYPFLSLNKSSLKQSMIGLISRSSIVSTTISYFVSFLGSLPTRVQVAMVRKCLGQSWSSTAVDATCSHVLQYHTMRNMLFMAMTEFEKLSEEPDWMFVKKKHNQISLLFGIDDHWGPLSLFEEVSRMVPGLALSIEREGHMHAFCCTEAGSSWAGHHVATLIKNQIAK; translated from the exons ATGTGGCGCGTGAGCTCTCCCGACGTCGCCGTCCGCCACGCTTCTCGCCTTCTCCGCACAACCTTCTTTCCAAGATCGCCGCGGTATATGCGTCcagctttctcctcttcttcttgcgCTTCCTCCCCTTTTATAAACAAGAATTTGGTTGGCACCAAGAAACCATCTCTCGGCACCGATCGATTTAG GTCCATCAGAAAGGATATCTCTCCAAGGTGTTCAGGGTCAATGGATAGATTAACATTGTCACATTGTGGGAGAAAGCAAGCAACAGTGCGAACGTGCACCGTCTCTGG CTTTCCCATTGAGTTGCTTGAGATGCGCTCTGAAGAATCCTCATTGCATATTCTTTTAATCCCCGGAAACCCAG GTATTGTATTGTACTATAAGGACTTTGTCGAAGCAATCTATCAACTACTGGAAGGGCAGGCATCTATAACAG CAATTGGGCATATTTGTCATGCAGCAAAG GATCGGGAGCATGGAAGGATGTTTTCATTGGAAGAACAAATTAATCATAAG GTGGACTTTATTGAACAAGAGTACCAGAATAGTGAACATCCACTTATATTG GTTGGACATTCTATTGGATCATATATATGTTTGGAAATCTTTAAGAGGCTTCAACAACAG gtGAAATATGTTATAGGTCTTTATCCATTTTTGTCACTGAACAAGAGTTCTTTGAAGCAATCAATGATTGGCTTAATTTCAAG ATCCTCCATTGTAAGTACAACCATTAGttattttgtatcatttttggGGTCATTACCAACCCGGGTTCAAGTTGCTATGGTGAGAAAGTGCCTTGGGCAGTCATGGTCTTCTACAGCTGTTGATGCTACTTGCAGTCATGTTTTGCAG TATCATACGATGCGAAATATGCTTTTCATGGCAATGACAGAGTTTGAGAAG TTGTCAGAAGAGCCAGACTGGATGTTTGTGAAAAAGAAACATAACCAAATCTCTCTTCTTTTTGGCATTGATGACCACTGGGGCCCACTTTCACTTTTTGAAGAG GTTTCCCGGATGGTGCCAGGTCTTGCTTTATCAATCGAAAGAGAGGGCCACATGCATGCTTTCTGCTGCACTGAAGCTGGCTCCTCGTGGGCCGGCCACCATGTAGCAACCTTAATCAAGAATCAAATTGCAAAGTGA
- the LOC103987175 gene encoding uncharacterized protein LOC103987175 isoform X2: MWRVSSPDVAVRHASRLLRTTFFPRSPRYMRPAFSSSSCASSPFINKNLVGTKKPSLGTDRFRSIRKDISPRCSGSMDRLTLSHCGRKQATVRTCTVSGFPIELLEMRSEESSLHILLIPGNPGIVLYYKDFVEAIYQLLEGQASITAIGHICHAAKDREHGRMFSLEEQINHKVGHSIGSYICLEIFKRLQQQVKYVIGLYPFLSLNKSSLKQSMIGLISRSSIVSTTISYFVSFLGSLPTRVQVAMVRKCLGQSWSSTAVDATCSHVLQYHTMRNMLFMAMTEFEKLSEEPDWMFVKKKHNQISLLFGIDDHWGPLSLFEEVSRMVPGLALSIEREGHMHAFCCTEAGSSWAGHHVATLIKNQIAK; the protein is encoded by the exons ATGTGGCGCGTGAGCTCTCCCGACGTCGCCGTCCGCCACGCTTCTCGCCTTCTCCGCACAACCTTCTTTCCAAGATCGCCGCGGTATATGCGTCcagctttctcctcttcttcttgcgCTTCCTCCCCTTTTATAAACAAGAATTTGGTTGGCACCAAGAAACCATCTCTCGGCACCGATCGATTTAG GTCCATCAGAAAGGATATCTCTCCAAGGTGTTCAGGGTCAATGGATAGATTAACATTGTCACATTGTGGGAGAAAGCAAGCAACAGTGCGAACGTGCACCGTCTCTGG CTTTCCCATTGAGTTGCTTGAGATGCGCTCTGAAGAATCCTCATTGCATATTCTTTTAATCCCCGGAAACCCAG GTATTGTATTGTACTATAAGGACTTTGTCGAAGCAATCTATCAACTACTGGAAGGGCAGGCATCTATAACAG CAATTGGGCATATTTGTCATGCAGCAAAG GATCGGGAGCATGGAAGGATGTTTTCATTGGAAGAACAAATTAATCATAAG GTTGGACATTCTATTGGATCATATATATGTTTGGAAATCTTTAAGAGGCTTCAACAACAG gtGAAATATGTTATAGGTCTTTATCCATTTTTGTCACTGAACAAGAGTTCTTTGAAGCAATCAATGATTGGCTTAATTTCAAG ATCCTCCATTGTAAGTACAACCATTAGttattttgtatcatttttggGGTCATTACCAACCCGGGTTCAAGTTGCTATGGTGAGAAAGTGCCTTGGGCAGTCATGGTCTTCTACAGCTGTTGATGCTACTTGCAGTCATGTTTTGCAG TATCATACGATGCGAAATATGCTTTTCATGGCAATGACAGAGTTTGAGAAG TTGTCAGAAGAGCCAGACTGGATGTTTGTGAAAAAGAAACATAACCAAATCTCTCTTCTTTTTGGCATTGATGACCACTGGGGCCCACTTTCACTTTTTGAAGAG GTTTCCCGGATGGTGCCAGGTCTTGCTTTATCAATCGAAAGAGAGGGCCACATGCATGCTTTCTGCTGCACTGAAGCTGGCTCCTCGTGGGCCGGCCACCATGTAGCAACCTTAATCAAGAATCAAATTGCAAAGTGA
- the LOC103987175 gene encoding uncharacterized protein LOC103987175 isoform X3, with the protein MDRLTLSHCGRKQATVRTCTVSGFPIELLEMRSEESSLHILLIPGNPGIVLYYKDFVEAIYQLLEGQASITAIGHICHAAKDREHGRMFSLEEQINHKVDFIEQEYQNSEHPLILVGHSIGSYICLEIFKRLQQQVKYVIGLYPFLSLNKSSLKQSMIGLISRSSIVSTTISYFVSFLGSLPTRVQVAMVRKCLGQSWSSTAVDATCSHVLQYHTMRNMLFMAMTEFEKLSEEPDWMFVKKKHNQISLLFGIDDHWGPLSLFEEVSRMVPGLALSIEREGHMHAFCCTEAGSSWAGHHVATLIKNQIAK; encoded by the exons ATGGATAGATTAACATTGTCACATTGTGGGAGAAAGCAAGCAACAGTGCGAACGTGCACCGTCTCTGG CTTTCCCATTGAGTTGCTTGAGATGCGCTCTGAAGAATCCTCATTGCATATTCTTTTAATCCCCGGAAACCCAG GTATTGTATTGTACTATAAGGACTTTGTCGAAGCAATCTATCAACTACTGGAAGGGCAGGCATCTATAACAG CAATTGGGCATATTTGTCATGCAGCAAAG GATCGGGAGCATGGAAGGATGTTTTCATTGGAAGAACAAATTAATCATAAG GTGGACTTTATTGAACAAGAGTACCAGAATAGTGAACATCCACTTATATTG GTTGGACATTCTATTGGATCATATATATGTTTGGAAATCTTTAAGAGGCTTCAACAACAG gtGAAATATGTTATAGGTCTTTATCCATTTTTGTCACTGAACAAGAGTTCTTTGAAGCAATCAATGATTGGCTTAATTTCAAG ATCCTCCATTGTAAGTACAACCATTAGttattttgtatcatttttggGGTCATTACCAACCCGGGTTCAAGTTGCTATGGTGAGAAAGTGCCTTGGGCAGTCATGGTCTTCTACAGCTGTTGATGCTACTTGCAGTCATGTTTTGCAG TATCATACGATGCGAAATATGCTTTTCATGGCAATGACAGAGTTTGAGAAG TTGTCAGAAGAGCCAGACTGGATGTTTGTGAAAAAGAAACATAACCAAATCTCTCTTCTTTTTGGCATTGATGACCACTGGGGCCCACTTTCACTTTTTGAAGAG GTTTCCCGGATGGTGCCAGGTCTTGCTTTATCAATCGAAAGAGAGGGCCACATGCATGCTTTCTGCTGCACTGAAGCTGGCTCCTCGTGGGCCGGCCACCATGTAGCAACCTTAATCAAGAATCAAATTGCAAAGTGA
- the LOC135675924 gene encoding putative HVA22-like protein g — protein sequence MLAEYITRLLVVVFGYAYPAFECFKTLEQGQGNAQQLRFWCQYWIIVAILTVIEMPGNFLVSLLPMYGEAKLAFLVYLWYPKTKGTDVVYETFLRPLVMQYEPDIEERFRNLRAKSGQLLVFYLKNFTEKGQILFLEALHYVVSKSSGSTEKTKRSSWMSRLVANKKQEKEEKEKPGVEKLEEIADALLGANPKQRRSRPHK from the exons ATGTTGGCAGAGTACATAACCAGACTTCTCGT GGTGGTGTTTGGATATGCTTATCCAGCTTTCGAGTGCTTCAAGACATTAGAGCAGGGTCAAGGCAACGCACAGCAGCTTCGATTCTGGTGCCAGTACTG GATCATTGTGGCAATACTAACAGTCATCGAGATGCCAGGCAATTTCCTTGTTTCATT GTTGCCAATGTATGGAGAAGCGAAGCTGGCCTTCTTGGTCTACCTGTGGTACCCAAAGACGAAG GGAACTGATGTTGTTTATGAGACCTTCCTCCGGCCGCTGGTGATGCAGTATGAGCCTGACATCGAAGAGAGGTTTAGGAACCTGAGGGCTAAATCTGGGCAACTGCTTGTGTTCTATCTCAAGAACTTCACAGAGAAAGGGCAGATTTTGTTCTTGGAAGCCCTCCACTATGTGGTTTCTAAGTCATCAGGCAGTACTGAG AAAACAAAACGATCATCATGGATGAGCCGGTTAGTCGCCAAcaagaaacaagagaaagaagaaaaagagaaaccaGGAGTAGAGAAATTGGAAGAGATTGCGGATGCTCTCCTTGGCGCCAACCCAAAGCAACGGCGATCGCGTCCACACAAATAA
- the LOC103987178 gene encoding transcription factor E2FB isoform X2: MSGGRAAGSRAPQPTGQIRQPPKRHLPFPSTRPPFLAPDEYHRFPGPDGRGIAGDETADALVIKTPLKRKREHEDNEAGESSEWMTSPGYAEGLNNLLLTPVSGKGGKTSGRSKIAKYNKSGPHTPMSNAGSPSGNTLTPVGTCRYDSSLGLLTKKFINLLKHAHDGILDLNNAAETLGVQKRRIYDITNVLEGIGLIEKKLKNKIRWKGQDNTRPGEVDDDLSVLQAEVEKLALQEHSLDDRISEMREKLGVLSEDVNNQKWLYMTEDDIKSLPCFQNETLIAIKAPHGTTLEVPDPDEAGDYLQRRYRIVLRSTMGPIDVYLVSQFEEKFEEVSGVVTPPKLHSGKSMANPETLGNPTLAVATEESKEKELQVNNQDSQRGFPDVNSSQDFGSGMMKIVPSDVDTDADYWLLSDSGFSITDMWKTAPEVQWDGIDVFNTDDFVMGSASTYQPQTPSSVTDVPSNANSTPR; this comes from the exons ATGTCTGGTGGCCGAGCAGCTGGGAGTCGCGCGCCACAGCCGACGGGGCAGATCCGACAGCCGCCGAAGCGGCACCTGCCGTTCCCCTCGACGAGGCCCCCGTTCCTCGCCCCGGACGAGTACCATCGCTTCCCGGGCCCCGACGGGCGGGGAATCGCTGGCGATGAGACGGCCGATGCCCTGGTTATCAAAACGCCT TTGAAGCGGAAGCGTGAACACGAAGATAATGAAGCTGGAGAATCAAGTGAGTGGATGACTAGTCCTGGTTATGCTGAAGGACTTAATAATCTTCTTCTCACACCGGTATCAGGAAAAGGAGGAAAGACATCTGGGAGATCCAAAATTGCAAAGTACAATAAGTCTGGCCCTCATACCCCAATGTCAAATGCTG GTTCTCCTTCAGGCAATACTCTCACTCCTGTTGGTACTTGCCGTTATGACAGCTCTCTAG GACTTCTGACCAAAAAGTTCATTAATTTGCTTAAACATGCACACGATGGCATCCTTGATTTGAATAATGCTGCGGAAACACTTGGG GTGCAAAAGAGGCGGATTTATGACATAACTAATGTCCTTGAAGGGATTGGACTTATAGAAAAGAAACTCAAGAACAAAATTCGTTGGAA AGGACAAGATAACACAAGACCAGGAGAAGTTGATGATGATCTTTCAGTACTACAG GCAGAAGTTGAAAAACTTGCTTTGCAAGAGCACAGTTTAGATGATCGTATCAG TGAAATGCGTGAAAAATTAGGGGTGCTTAGTGAAGATGTAAACAATCAGAA GTGGCTGTATATGACCGAAGATGACATCAAAAGTCTACCATGCTTTCAG AATGAAACATTAATAGCAATAAAAGCGCCTCATGGTACTACCCTGGAAGTTCCAGATCCTGATGAG GCTGGTGATTATCTACAGAGGAGATACAGGATTGTCCTAAGAAGTACGATGGGTCCGATAGATGTTTACCTTGTTAG TCAATTTGAAGAGAAGTTTGAGGAGGTGAGTGGTGTTGTGACACCTCCAAAGCTCCATTCTGGTAAATCAATGGCAAACCCAGAAACTCTTGGGAACCCCACGCTGGCTGTTGCCACAGAAGAGAGCAAAGAGAAGGAACTGCAAGTAAATAATCAAGATAGTCAGAGGGGGTTCCCTGACGTAAACTCCTCACAGGATTTTGGCAGCGGCATGATGAAGATCGTTCCTTCAGATGTTGAT acTGATGCTGATTACTGGCTTCTATCAGATTCTGGATTTAGCATTACAGATATGTGGAAGACTGCAC CTGAGGTACAATGGGATGGAATTGATGTATTCAACACAGATGACTTTGTTATGGGTAGTGCTAGCACATATCAGCCGCAAACTCCATCCAGTGTTACTGATGTCCCCTCTAATGCAAATTCGACTCCTAGATAA
- the LOC103987178 gene encoding transcription factor E2FB isoform X1, with protein MSGGRAAGSRAPQPTGQIRQPPKRHLPFPSTRPPFLAPDEYHRFPGPDGRGIAGDETADALVIKTPLKRKREHEDNEAGESSEWMTSPGYAEGLNNLLLTPVSGKGGKTSGRSKIAKYNKSGPHTPMSNAGSPSGNTLTPVGTCRYDSSLGLLTKKFINLLKHAHDGILDLNNAAETLGVQKRRIYDITNVLEGIGLIEKKLKNKIRWKGQDNTRPGEVDDDLSVLQFHFLQAEVEKLALQEHSLDDRISEMREKLGVLSEDVNNQKWLYMTEDDIKSLPCFQNETLIAIKAPHGTTLEVPDPDEAGDYLQRRYRIVLRSTMGPIDVYLVSQFEEKFEEVSGVVTPPKLHSGKSMANPETLGNPTLAVATEESKEKELQVNNQDSQRGFPDVNSSQDFGSGMMKIVPSDVDTDADYWLLSDSGFSITDMWKTAPEVQWDGIDVFNTDDFVMGSASTYQPQTPSSVTDVPSNANSTPR; from the exons ATGTCTGGTGGCCGAGCAGCTGGGAGTCGCGCGCCACAGCCGACGGGGCAGATCCGACAGCCGCCGAAGCGGCACCTGCCGTTCCCCTCGACGAGGCCCCCGTTCCTCGCCCCGGACGAGTACCATCGCTTCCCGGGCCCCGACGGGCGGGGAATCGCTGGCGATGAGACGGCCGATGCCCTGGTTATCAAAACGCCT TTGAAGCGGAAGCGTGAACACGAAGATAATGAAGCTGGAGAATCAAGTGAGTGGATGACTAGTCCTGGTTATGCTGAAGGACTTAATAATCTTCTTCTCACACCGGTATCAGGAAAAGGAGGAAAGACATCTGGGAGATCCAAAATTGCAAAGTACAATAAGTCTGGCCCTCATACCCCAATGTCAAATGCTG GTTCTCCTTCAGGCAATACTCTCACTCCTGTTGGTACTTGCCGTTATGACAGCTCTCTAG GACTTCTGACCAAAAAGTTCATTAATTTGCTTAAACATGCACACGATGGCATCCTTGATTTGAATAATGCTGCGGAAACACTTGGG GTGCAAAAGAGGCGGATTTATGACATAACTAATGTCCTTGAAGGGATTGGACTTATAGAAAAGAAACTCAAGAACAAAATTCGTTGGAA AGGACAAGATAACACAAGACCAGGAGAAGTTGATGATGATCTTTCAGTACTACAG TTTCATTTTCTTCAGGCAGAAGTTGAAAAACTTGCTTTGCAAGAGCACAGTTTAGATGATCGTATCAG TGAAATGCGTGAAAAATTAGGGGTGCTTAGTGAAGATGTAAACAATCAGAA GTGGCTGTATATGACCGAAGATGACATCAAAAGTCTACCATGCTTTCAG AATGAAACATTAATAGCAATAAAAGCGCCTCATGGTACTACCCTGGAAGTTCCAGATCCTGATGAG GCTGGTGATTATCTACAGAGGAGATACAGGATTGTCCTAAGAAGTACGATGGGTCCGATAGATGTTTACCTTGTTAG TCAATTTGAAGAGAAGTTTGAGGAGGTGAGTGGTGTTGTGACACCTCCAAAGCTCCATTCTGGTAAATCAATGGCAAACCCAGAAACTCTTGGGAACCCCACGCTGGCTGTTGCCACAGAAGAGAGCAAAGAGAAGGAACTGCAAGTAAATAATCAAGATAGTCAGAGGGGGTTCCCTGACGTAAACTCCTCACAGGATTTTGGCAGCGGCATGATGAAGATCGTTCCTTCAGATGTTGAT acTGATGCTGATTACTGGCTTCTATCAGATTCTGGATTTAGCATTACAGATATGTGGAAGACTGCAC CTGAGGTACAATGGGATGGAATTGATGTATTCAACACAGATGACTTTGTTATGGGTAGTGCTAGCACATATCAGCCGCAAACTCCATCCAGTGTTACTGATGTCCCCTCTAATGCAAATTCGACTCCTAGATAA